A stretch of Paludisphaera borealis DNA encodes these proteins:
- the ureE gene encoding urease accessory protein UreE (involved in the assembly of the urease metallocenter; possible nickel donor): protein MILVESIIGNVNEEPWVGRLKGARLDVLSLDQWQAQKNRFRLKTSEGSEVAVALDRNSHLHDGDVLSWDEASRSAIVARIVLQDVLVIHLDGLVGQAAETLARTCFELGHALGNQHWPAVVKGTTVYVPLTVDRKVMASVMKTHAFEGIHYEFAPGSEIIPYLAPHESRRLFGGADSTPHVHTPIHVHDEAPGGGGPSGLHSHSHSHTHTRTHDHGDHHH from the coding sequence ATGATTCTCGTCGAGTCGATCATCGGCAACGTCAATGAGGAACCCTGGGTCGGCCGGCTGAAAGGCGCGCGGCTCGACGTCCTCAGCCTCGACCAGTGGCAGGCTCAGAAGAACCGGTTCCGGCTCAAGACCAGCGAGGGGTCCGAGGTGGCCGTCGCCCTCGATCGCAACAGCCACCTCCACGACGGCGACGTCCTGTCCTGGGACGAGGCGTCTCGGTCCGCGATCGTCGCCCGGATCGTGCTCCAGGACGTCCTGGTGATCCACCTCGACGGGCTGGTCGGCCAGGCGGCCGAGACGCTGGCGCGGACCTGCTTCGAGCTCGGTCACGCCCTGGGAAACCAACACTGGCCGGCCGTGGTCAAGGGGACGACCGTGTACGTCCCCCTGACCGTCGACCGCAAGGTCATGGCCTCGGTCATGAAGACGCACGCCTTCGAGGGAATCCATTACGAGTTCGCGCCGGGCTCCGAGATCATCCCGTACCTCGCCCCTCACGAATCGCGAAGGCTCTTCGGAGGCGCCGATTCAACACCGCACGTCCATACGCCGATCCACGTGCACGACGAAGCGCCGGGCGGCGGCGGCCCCAGCGGCCTCCATTCCCATTCTCACTCCCATACTCATACACGTACGCACGACCACGGCGATCACCACCACTAA
- a CDS encoding urease accessory protein UreF: MRILQFGDSVLPVGAFSFSNGLESAVQNGIVSDVESLRRFVRTAVVQAATSDGVGMLEAFRASAAGDPARVERADRAIFNRKLNEEMRTMNVRMGRKMAELAEAVAPSAVVGGWLASIKAGTTPGTYPVGQAVVFSTLGLSERETFAVHQYGVATMMVSSALRLMKLSYLDAQAILFEVNGEAEATFDRVADAGLDDMTAFAPTFDVLAALHVRATVRMFMN; the protein is encoded by the coding sequence ATGCGCATCCTCCAGTTCGGCGATTCCGTACTGCCAGTCGGGGCCTTCTCGTTTTCGAACGGCCTCGAATCGGCGGTCCAGAACGGGATCGTCTCCGACGTCGAGAGCCTCCGGCGCTTCGTCAGGACCGCCGTGGTCCAGGCCGCGACGTCCGACGGCGTCGGCATGCTGGAAGCTTTCCGGGCCTCGGCCGCCGGCGACCCGGCGCGGGTCGAACGAGCCGATCGCGCGATCTTCAACCGCAAGCTCAACGAGGAGATGCGGACCATGAACGTTCGAATGGGTCGCAAGATGGCCGAGTTGGCCGAGGCGGTCGCCCCCTCGGCGGTGGTCGGCGGATGGCTGGCCTCGATCAAGGCGGGGACGACGCCCGGCACCTACCCCGTCGGCCAGGCCGTCGTCTTCTCGACGCTCGGCCTGTCCGAACGGGAGACGTTCGCCGTCCACCAATATGGAGTGGCCACCATGATGGTTTCGTCGGCGCTCCGGCTGATGAAGCTCAGTTACCTCGACGCCCAGGCGATCCTGTTCGAGGTCAACGGCGAAGCCGAGGCGACCTTCGACCGCGTGGCCGACGCCGGACTCGACGACATGACGGCCTTCGCGCCGACGTTCGACGTCCTGGCGGCGCTGCACGTCCGGGCGACGGTTCGCATGTTCATGAATTGA
- a CDS encoding urease accessory protein UreD: MTPFPLPRELAPYQDEPKQLPSGSVGKVALLRMRFERRGERSILAFLERRAPLIVQKALYCDEGMPDLPFVFIISNAGGILQGDRYTIDVRVARDAFAHVTTQAATKIHEMDANYAMQVQDVVLEEGAYLELLPDQVIPFRRSRFLTRTRLEIHPTATLLYSEILTCGRKYYRDGECFVFDLFSSTVHAERPDGSDLFTEKFLIEPNREPPRAAGAMGDFDVFGNVILLTPKLHADRILAQAPAVFDRKARCAAGASRLPNDAGLIFKVLGMETEPVRAKVREFWSLVRPEVAGFPVPPEFAWR, translated from the coding sequence TTGACACCGTTTCCCCTCCCGCGCGAACTCGCGCCCTATCAAGACGAGCCGAAACAGCTCCCGAGCGGATCGGTCGGCAAGGTCGCGCTTTTGCGAATGCGGTTCGAGCGTCGCGGCGAGCGGTCGATCCTGGCGTTTTTGGAGCGCCGGGCGCCGCTCATCGTCCAGAAAGCGCTCTACTGCGACGAGGGCATGCCCGACCTGCCGTTCGTGTTCATCATCAGCAACGCCGGGGGAATCCTTCAGGGCGACCGCTACACGATCGACGTCCGGGTCGCCCGCGACGCCTTCGCCCACGTCACCACCCAGGCCGCGACCAAGATCCACGAGATGGACGCCAACTACGCGATGCAAGTCCAGGACGTCGTGCTCGAAGAGGGCGCCTATCTGGAGCTTCTCCCCGACCAGGTCATCCCGTTCCGACGCTCGCGGTTCTTGACCCGAACACGCCTCGAAATCCATCCGACCGCCACATTATTATACTCCGAGATCCTCACGTGCGGACGAAAGTACTACCGCGACGGTGAGTGCTTCGTGTTCGACCTCTTCTCCTCGACGGTCCACGCCGAGCGGCCCGACGGGTCGGATCTGTTCACCGAGAAGTTCCTGATCGAGCCCAACCGCGAGCCCCCCCGCGCCGCGGGCGCCATGGGCGACTTCGACGTCTTCGGCAACGTGATCCTGCTCACTCCCAAGCTCCACGCCGACCGCATCCTCGCCCAGGCTCCCGCCGTCTTCGACCGCAAGGCCCGATGCGCCGCCGGCGCGAGCCGGCTCCCCAACGACGCCGGCCTGATCTTCAAGGTTCTGGGGATGGAGACCGAGCCCGTCCGCGCCAAGGTCCGTGAGTTCTGGTCCCTCGTCCGCCCCGAGGTCGCCGGCTTCCCCGTCCCCCCCGAGTTCGCCTGGCGATGA
- a CDS encoding urease subunit alpha → MSKITRKQYADLFGPTTGDKIRLGDTDLFIEIERDLRVIGDEIIYGGGKTLRDGMGSDNQLTQAAGCLDMVITNVTVLDPYLGVIKADVGIRDGKIVGVGKAGNPSTMDGVTPGLATGTATDAISGEHLILTAAGMDTHVHYICPQQVWAALSNGVTTFWGGGIGPSDGTNGVTSTNGPWNLEMMLRAAEGLPINFGFQGKGNASSPEPLIEQLEAGAAGFKIHEDYGTTPAAIRTCLKVADEYDVSVAVHTDTLNESGYVEDSIAAFDGRTIHTYHSEGAGGGHAPDLLKVVGQRNVLPSSTNPTLPCGVNSVAELFDMIMVCHNLNPKIPSDVSFAESRVRAETIVAESVLHDMGAISMIGSDAQAMGRVGENWLRCIQTADIMKKARGPLPEDSKGNDNFRVLRFVAKVTINPAITAGIADVLGSIAPGKMADLVLWEPAFFGAKPKLVLKGGMIVWSNMGAPNASLPTTQPMYYRPMFGAFGTTLARNCVSFVSKVAYDRGVAQKYGLERIVRPVYGTRTLGKSHMVRNDFLPDIDVDPQTFAVKVDGVHATVTPPKTIALNQLYFFS, encoded by the coding sequence ATGTCGAAGATCACCCGCAAGCAGTACGCCGACCTGTTCGGCCCGACCACCGGCGACAAGATCCGCCTCGGAGACACCGACCTCTTCATCGAGATCGAGCGCGACCTCCGGGTCATCGGCGACGAGATCATCTACGGCGGCGGCAAGACCCTGCGCGACGGCATGGGGTCGGACAACCAGCTCACCCAGGCGGCCGGCTGCCTGGATATGGTCATCACCAACGTGACGGTGCTCGACCCCTATCTCGGCGTCATCAAGGCCGACGTCGGCATCCGCGATGGCAAGATCGTGGGCGTCGGCAAGGCCGGCAACCCGAGCACCATGGACGGCGTGACGCCGGGTCTGGCCACCGGCACGGCGACCGACGCCATCTCGGGCGAGCATCTGATCCTCACCGCCGCGGGCATGGACACCCACGTCCATTACATCTGCCCCCAGCAGGTCTGGGCGGCGCTGAGCAACGGCGTGACCACCTTCTGGGGAGGCGGCATCGGACCGTCCGACGGGACCAACGGCGTCACCTCGACCAACGGCCCCTGGAACCTGGAGATGATGCTCCGCGCCGCCGAAGGCCTGCCCATCAATTTCGGCTTCCAGGGCAAGGGGAACGCATCAAGCCCAGAGCCCCTGATCGAGCAGCTCGAGGCCGGCGCGGCGGGCTTCAAGATCCACGAGGATTACGGGACCACGCCCGCCGCGATTCGAACCTGCCTCAAAGTGGCCGACGAGTACGACGTCTCCGTTGCGGTCCACACCGACACCCTCAACGAATCGGGATACGTCGAAGACTCGATCGCCGCGTTCGACGGGCGAACGATCCACACATACCACAGCGAAGGCGCCGGCGGCGGCCACGCGCCCGACCTCCTCAAGGTCGTCGGCCAGCGCAACGTCCTGCCCAGTTCGACGAACCCGACCCTTCCCTGCGGCGTCAACTCGGTGGCCGAGCTGTTCGACATGATCATGGTCTGCCACAACCTCAACCCCAAGATCCCCTCCGACGTGTCGTTCGCCGAGAGCCGAGTCCGCGCCGAGACGATCGTCGCCGAGAGCGTCCTCCACGACATGGGGGCGATCTCGATGATCGGCAGCGACGCGCAGGCGATGGGCCGGGTCGGCGAGAACTGGCTGCGATGCATCCAGACCGCCGACATCATGAAGAAGGCCCGCGGCCCGCTCCCCGAGGACTCCAAGGGGAACGACAACTTCCGCGTCCTGCGGTTCGTGGCCAAGGTCACGATCAACCCCGCCATCACGGCCGGCATCGCCGACGTGCTCGGCTCGATCGCGCCGGGCAAGATGGCCGACCTCGTGCTCTGGGAGCCGGCGTTCTTCGGAGCCAAGCCGAAGCTGGTCCTCAAGGGGGGGATGATCGTCTGGTCCAACATGGGCGCCCCCAACGCCTCGCTGCCGACGACGCAGCCCATGTACTATCGCCCGATGTTCGGGGCCTTCGGCACGACGCTCGCCAGGAACTGCGTCTCGTTCGTCTCGAAAGTCGCCTACGACCGCGGCGTCGCCCAGAAATACGGGCTCGAGAGGATCGTCCGGCCGGTCTACGGCACCCGGACCCTGGGCAAGAGCCACATGGTCCGCAACGACTTCCTCCCCGACATCGACGTCGACCCCCAGACCTTCGCCGTCAAGGTCGACGGCGTCCACGCGACCGTCACGCCGCCCAAGACGATCGCGCTCAACCAGCTCTATTTCTTCAGTTGA
- the ureG gene encoding urease accessory protein UreG, which translates to MAKSITRIGVGGPVGSGKTALIEAITPKLVDLGVRVMIITNDVVTTEDAKHVQRTLKGVLIEERIIGVETGACPHTAVREDPSMNLAAVEDMESRFPDTDLVLIESGGDNLTLTFSPALVDYFIYVIDVAAGDKIPRKNGPGITQSDVLVINKTDLAPYVGASLEVMETDSRLMRGEKPFLFTNCKTGEGIDALVTFIRENVLFDLHLKKAGV; encoded by the coding sequence ATGGCGAAAAGCATCACGCGAATCGGGGTCGGCGGGCCGGTCGGCTCGGGCAAGACGGCGCTCATCGAGGCGATCACGCCCAAGCTGGTCGACCTCGGCGTCCGGGTCATGATCATCACCAACGACGTCGTGACGACCGAGGACGCCAAGCACGTCCAGCGAACGCTCAAGGGGGTGTTGATCGAAGAACGGATCATCGGCGTCGAGACCGGAGCCTGTCCCCACACGGCCGTCCGCGAAGACCCGAGCATGAACCTCGCGGCGGTAGAGGACATGGAATCGCGGTTCCCGGACACCGACCTGGTGCTCATCGAAAGCGGCGGCGATAACCTGACCCTGACCTTCAGCCCCGCGCTCGTCGATTACTTCATCTATGTGATCGACGTCGCCGCCGGCGACAAGATCCCCCGCAAGAACGGCCCCGGAATCACGCAGTCGGACGTGCTCGTCATCAACAAGACCGACCTCGCCCCCTACGTCGGCGCCAGTCTCGAAGTCATGGAGACCGACTCACGTCTCATGCGGGGAGAGAAGCCGTTCTTGTTCACCAATTGCAAGACGGGCGAAGGGATCGACGCACTTGTGACATTTATTCGCGAGAACGTCCTGTTCGACCTCCATCTGAAAAAGGCCGGCGTTTGA
- a CDS encoding bifunctional nuclease family protein translates to MPVQMDLMRIIINENSDQHIIFLKEVEGDRMFPIVIGIFEASSIDRRVKNQQSQRPLTHDLLANAIELLGGELQDIYISELRDHTYFAKLRIRHEGEILEIDSRPSDAIALAVTVDVPIYVAEDIIEEVSQ, encoded by the coding sequence GTGCCGGTCCAGATGGATCTCATGCGGATCATCATCAATGAGAACAGCGATCAACACATCATCTTCCTCAAGGAAGTTGAAGGCGACCGCATGTTCCCGATCGTGATCGGCATCTTCGAGGCCTCGAGCATCGACCGGCGCGTCAAGAACCAGCAGAGCCAGCGCCCGCTCACCCACGACCTCCTGGCCAACGCCATCGAGTTGCTGGGGGGCGAACTCCAGGATATCTATATCAGCGAGCTACGTGATCATACGTATTTCGCCAAGCTGCGGATTCGCCACGAGGGCGAGATCCTCGAGATCGACTCGCGGCCCAGCGACGCGATCGCGCTGGCCGTGACCGTGGACGTCCCCATCTACGTGGCCGAGGACATCATCGAGGAAGTCAGCCAGTGA